From Rhodanobacteraceae bacterium, the proteins below share one genomic window:
- a CDS encoding Oxidoreductase, short-chain dehydrogenase/reductase family yields MSPGMNTPFDFSGYRVAIAGGSKGIGRAIALGFLDTGARVSVCARGQDGLDALAKDAGANANNLHVRPCDLAQAEQIAEWIDAAAKALGGIDVLVNNASGYGFAEDDDAWLADFNVDLMAAVRASRFALPQLRQSQRACILHTSSIGAFRPRTMGPPYAAIKAALNHYTRTQALALAEHRIRVNAIAPGSIEFPGGVWRRIRQEKPEQYERVLDTIPFGRYGKPEEVAHLALFLASPFAGWITGQIIAVDGGQSLRF; encoded by the coding sequence ATGTCACCCGGTATGAATACACCGTTCGACTTCAGCGGTTATCGGGTCGCCATCGCCGGCGGCAGCAAGGGCATCGGGCGCGCGATCGCGCTCGGCTTCCTCGACACGGGCGCCAGGGTTTCGGTGTGCGCGCGCGGGCAGGATGGCCTGGATGCGCTGGCGAAGGACGCAGGCGCGAACGCGAACAACCTGCACGTCCGGCCGTGCGACCTTGCGCAAGCAGAACAGATCGCGGAATGGATCGATGCGGCGGCGAAAGCGCTGGGCGGCATCGACGTGCTGGTCAACAACGCCAGCGGTTACGGGTTCGCCGAGGACGACGATGCCTGGCTCGCGGATTTCAACGTCGATTTGATGGCGGCGGTGCGCGCCTCGCGTTTCGCGCTGCCGCAGCTCAGGCAATCGCAACGCGCGTGCATCCTGCACACCAGTTCGATCGGCGCATTCCGTCCGCGCACGATGGGCCCGCCCTACGCCGCGATCAAGGCCGCGCTGAACCACTACACGCGCACTCAGGCGCTCGCCCTGGCCGAACACCGCATTCGCGTGAACGCGATCGCGCCCGGCTCCATCGAATTTCCCGGCGGCGTTTGGCGTCGCATCAGGCAGGAAAAGCCTGAGCAATACGAAAGGGTGCTCGACACGATCCCGTTCGGCCGCTACGGCAAGCCGGAAGAAGTCGCCCATCTGGCGCTGTTCCTCGCCTCGCCGTTCGCGGGCTGGATCACCGGTCAGATCATCGCGGTGGATGGCGGGCAGTCGCTGCGCTTCTGA
- a CDS encoding SAM-dependent methyltransferase → MNAANATERFSDRVADYVRYRPDYPHALLGWLQDRLGVDAAWHVADIGAGTGISSKLFLDAGYRVTAVEPNAAMRAAMTGWLGGNPGFHAVAGRADATGLADGSVDLVTVAQAFHWFDPESTRREFRRILRPHGLAAIWWNSRRLAGTRFLEGYEALLQRHGTDYADVAERHADDAQMRAWFGAGLRGEARFEHRQRLDFDALRGRLLSSSYAPRPGHPGHGPMMQALRELFDATAANGVVEMDYDTRIFAGEVA, encoded by the coding sequence ATGAATGCCGCGAATGCCACCGAACGCTTCAGCGATCGCGTCGCGGACTATGTGCGTTACCGGCCGGATTATCCGCACGCGCTGCTCGGCTGGCTGCAGGATCGGCTCGGCGTCGACGCTGCCTGGCACGTCGCCGATATCGGCGCGGGAACCGGCATTTCGTCGAAACTTTTTCTGGATGCCGGCTATCGCGTAACGGCGGTGGAACCCAACGCGGCGATGCGCGCGGCGATGACGGGATGGCTGGGCGGCAATCCAGGGTTTCACGCCGTCGCGGGCCGCGCCGATGCCACGGGCTTGGCCGACGGCAGCGTCGATCTCGTGACGGTTGCGCAGGCGTTCCATTGGTTCGATCCGGAAAGCACGCGCCGCGAATTCCGCCGCATCCTGCGTCCGCATGGGCTCGCCGCGATCTGGTGGAACTCGCGGCGCCTCGCGGGTACGCGGTTCCTCGAAGGCTACGAAGCCTTGCTGCAACGCCACGGCACCGATTACGCCGACGTTGCCGAACGCCATGCGGACGACGCGCAGATGCGCGCGTGGTTCGGCGCGGGGCTGCGCGGCGAAGCGCGTTTCGAACATCGCCAGCGGCTGGATTTCGACGCATTGCGCGGCCGCCTGCTGTCGTCTTCGTACGCGCCCCGGCCAGGCCATCCCGGCCACGGACCGATGATGCAGGCGCTGCGCGAACTGTTCGACGCCACCGCGGCGAACGGCGTGGTGGAAATGGATTACGACACGCGCATCTTCGCGGGCGAGGTGGCGTGA